The sequence TTGCCCTCGTCGCTGTAGAGGTCCAGCGCCAGGCTGCGCTTGGAGCGGTTCAGGATGATGGCGAACAGGCTGTCGGGTTCGCCGACCATGCGGTCGATGAGGCGGCTGGGATCACCGGTGCCCGGCGGTTCCAGCTTGACCACGTCGGCACCGAAATCGCCCAGCATCTGGGTCGCGTGCGGGCCCGAGACATAGCGGGAAAGGTCGAGGACGCGGACGCCCTCCAGCGGGCCGGTCATGGCGGCAGTGCTCCGAAGCGGGACAAAGGGAGGAGGGGGCCTCACCGGAAGGCCGGCATCACCTCCTCGGCGAACAGGTTCATGGACCGCAGCACCTTGTCCTGGGGCAGGTCGCCGAACCAGAAATTGGCGTTGAAATGGTCGATGCCCATGACCTCCTGCAATTGCTTCAGCTTGGCGATGCAGGTTGCGGGCGTGCCCATGACGAAATACCGGTCCAGCAACTGTTCGGTCGTGGGCTCGTTTTCGAACGGCACGGCGATGGCATGGCCTTTCTCGACCCGCTCCAGCCCCTGGCGCAGGCTGAGCGTCACGCGCATGTTCCAGCGCGCCTGTTCCACCACCGCCGGCAGTTCCGACTCGTCGTGGGTGACATAGACCGGCCGCTGCGTGCTGATGCGGATGCCGGCCTTCACCGCCGGGTCCGCCGCCAGCGCGTCGAAGCTCTTGCGGAACTCGCCCAGCCGCTCGATGGAGACGCCGAAGCCGCCGGACACCAGGTTGAAGCCGCGTTTCACCGTGGCGACGATGGATTCCGGGCTTTGGCCCACCACCCAGATCGGCGGGTGCGGCGCCTGCACCGGCGTTGGGTAGACGCTGGTTTCCTCGAAGGAATAGTGCTTGCCGTGATAGGAAAACGGCTGGCCTTCGAAGGCCTTCAGCAGGATGTCGACGCCCTCGTCGAAGCGTTCGCGGCTTTCGCCCAGGGTGAAGCCCAGGCGTTCGAACTCATAGGTCTGGTAGCCACGCCCCAGGCCGATATCCAGCCGCCCGCCGGTCAGGAGGTCGGCGGTGGCGATTTCCTCCGCCACCACCAGCGGATGATGCAGCGGCAGCACCACCACGGCCGAGCCGACGCGAATGCGCTCGGTCCGGCTCGCCAGATGGGTGGCCAGCATCAGCGGGCGCGAGAGATAGCCGTAGGTGGAGAAATGGTGCTCGGCGCACCAGACGCTGTCGAAGCCCAGCCGGTCGGCCGCCTGCGCGATCTCCACGCCGCGGCCGAACACCTCCCGCGGGGGCTTGGCCGACGGGGTTTGCAGCAGCAGGAAGGTGCCGAAGTCGATCGGACGGTTCGCCATTCGTCCGTCAGCCCTTCAGCCCCACCGCCTCGGCATAGGTGCGGCAGGCCTCGATATGCTGGTCGACGGTCTCGAACGGCGCGTCGATGGTGCGGAAGGTACAGTGGCTGACGCCCTGTTCGCGCCAGGCCTCCGTATCCGCCACCCACTGGTTGACCGAGCCGCGCTTTGCCAGCGCCACGGCATTGATCGCAAACTTCGACTTGTCGCGTTTGTACTGGTCGAGCCAGGCATCGACCTGGTCCAGTACCTTTTTGCCGTCGTCGTCCGGCAGCATCCAGGGCTTGGTGAACCAGCCGTCGGCAATGCGGCAGGCCCGCTCCACCGCCACATCCTCGAACGCGCCGATCCAGAGCGGGATCGGCTGCTGCACCGGCAGGGGGTTGATGCCGGCGTCGCGGATGTCGTGGTACCGGCCCTTGTAGGTCACCAGCTCCTCGGTCCAGAGCTTGCGCAGCACTTCGAACTGTTCCTCATAGCGGCGGGCGCGGTTGCGGAAATTCTGGTCGAGCGCCACATACTCGACCTCGTTCCAGCCGATGCCGACGCCGAGCGTCAGCCGGCCGCCGGAGAGCACGTCCACCTCCGCTGCCTGCTTTGCCACCAGGGCGGTCTGGCGTTGCGGCAGGATCAGGATGGCGGTCGCCATGCGCACCTTGGTCGTGACACCGGCGAGGAAGCCGAACAGCACCAGCGGTTCGTGGAACTGCCGGTCGCGGGTGTAGCTGGCCGACCAGGGCACCTCGTTCGGCTCGCGCGCGCCCAGCACGTGGTCGATGCAGGAAATGTGCTGGAAGCCCATTCCCTCGACGGCCTGGGCAAAGTCGCGGATGACGATGGGATCGGTTCCGATCTCCACCTGCGGAAAGGCGACGCCGATTTCCATGGGGGCGGTGTCCTCGTATCGGTTGGGCGCGGTTTGGCGTGACAGGGACTGTAGCGGCGCGGCGCGAGCGCCCGCAAGGGCGCCCGTCTATGATTGGTGAGGCTGGCAGCACATTCCTTTAGCGGACTTGCCATAGTGCTGTTCATCGCATTCACATATATCTCAATTCCGTAGGCCCATTTCGGTTCTTGCTTCTTTCAGATCGATCTTTGCTTTAACACCATGCTTTTCTAGGAGATGCAGCAAGTGCGAGCCGGACAGAAGAGTTAGCGGTTTATCGGAAGCAAATTTGTGTGCGTCGGGGCCATAGTCGGCAGTTGTCACGAGGATGCCTTTGATTGCCTTCATTCATTGTCGTTCCGTACAAATCACGCACTGCCGCGACACCAACCGTGCGCGTGTAGCGTTTGGCCTGGATTATGATCTTGCCGCCGCTGATCGGATCAGGGTCAAAGGCTACAGCATCGACGCCGCCGTCACTGCTGGACTGCGTTACACGTACTTCGCCTCCACGAGATGCAAACTCCTTCTCGAATAGCTCTCGTACCAAATGTCGAACTCTTCCCAGTCCATTGCGGCCAGATTGGTTGTGCCATCGTTCGCAACTTCGACGGTGCGAGGGTCGATAAAAACGTTTGTCGGCTTTCTGGAATTCGATGATAGGTGCGATCAGGGTAAGTCCAACAAGCGAAGCCGCCGAAACGCCCTTCAGAGCTTTGAAACAGGCTTTAGGGTCAATCAATTCCAGGTTAATTGCTGAAATTCTTCCTTTTGCCACAAATCGAGAGAATGGTCGATGCCACCTGCTGGCCTGTGGCGCGATCAATCGATTTCGTCCATCCGTTGAAGGCAATACTTTGAAGATTATTGGCGCTGTCCGCTTCAAATAACTCTGCAATGTACGTAGGCAGATTTGAAAGCAAAGGTCATCAAAAGAGCTTTCTTGTCACGTTCGCTGATGTTGGTCTCTTTCAACTCACCGGTTGAAGCAACGAAGCGAACGGATTTCGTGATAGGAAGTTTATCAGGCGTGGGTAAAAGGTACTCAGCCAAAAGTAATTTTGCTTCAGGGTCATATTGAACCTCCCACTGCTTTGGCACAACGTCGTCATAATCTGAATTTTCAAGAACAATAGAGGAATGTTCTTCAACTGCCTCCGGTTGGCCATTTCTCCACGCAGATTCAAGTGCGTCGACCTTTTCGTTTTCATTGACTTGATGGTTGAGAAATTCTTCTTCCTCTGCATCTTGCGCTGCATTCCACGCGTCCCGATGCTTGGCCCACTCGGCATGAGCGGCGGCATTCTCCATTTCAATGCGTTTAA comes from Alphaproteobacteria bacterium and encodes:
- a CDS encoding LLM class flavin-dependent oxidoreductase, whose protein sequence is MANRPIDFGTFLLLQTPSAKPPREVFGRGVEIAQAADRLGFDSVWCAEHHFSTYGYLSRPLMLATHLASRTERIRVGSAVVVLPLHHPLVVAEEIATADLLTGGRLDIGLGRGYQTYEFERLGFTLGESRERFDEGVDILLKAFEGQPFSYHGKHYSFEETSVYPTPVQAPHPPIWVVGQSPESIVATVKRGFNLVSGGFGVSIERLGEFRKSFDALAADPAVKAGIRISTQRPVYVTHDESELPAVVEQARWNMRVTLSLRQGLERVEKGHAIAVPFENEPTTEQLLDRYFVMGTPATCIAKLKQLQEVMGIDHFNANFWFGDLPQDKVLRSMNLFAEEVMPAFR
- a CDS encoding LLM class F420-dependent oxidoreductase, with the protein product MEIGVAFPQVEIGTDPIVIRDFAQAVEGMGFQHISCIDHVLGAREPNEVPWSASYTRDRQFHEPLVLFGFLAGVTTKVRMATAILILPQRQTALVAKQAAEVDVLSGGRLTLGVGIGWNEVEYVALDQNFRNRARRYEEQFEVLRKLWTEELVTYKGRYHDIRDAGINPLPVQQPIPLWIGAFEDVAVERACRIADGWFTKPWMLPDDDGKKVLDQVDAWLDQYKRDKSKFAINAVALAKRGSVNQWVADTEAWREQGVSHCTFRTIDAPFETVDQHIEACRTYAEAVGLKG